Proteins co-encoded in one Methanothermobacter sp. genomic window:
- a CDS encoding flavodoxin family protein, protein MDVIGICGSPRKQATEYVLKKALNRLEDEGYETEFFTVRGKDLNPCKHCDYCLKKKECINKDDMYTLYDLLPRAKGIVMATPVYNGGLSAQTKIIIDRCRALNMKDYDILRGKIGMAIAVGGDRSGGQELAIQQIHTFYIANGVIPISGGSFGANLGACFWSKDTLEGVKKDKEGFRSLHKTLKMFMRFLKKE, encoded by the coding sequence ATGGATGTAATCGGCATATGCGGAAGTCCCCGCAAACAAGCCACAGAATACGTTCTGAAAAAAGCGCTTAACAGACTAGAAGATGAAGGATATGAAACAGAATTTTTCACTGTCAGAGGAAAAGACTTGAACCCTTGTAAACATTGCGATTATTGCCTAAAGAAAAAGGAATGCATAAACAAAGATGACATGTACACCCTTTATGATCTCCTTCCAAGGGCAAAGGGCATAGTAATGGCGACACCAGTTTACAATGGTGGGTTAAGTGCCCAGACAAAAATTATAATAGACAGATGCCGAGCACTCAACATGAAGGATTATGATATTTTACGTGGGAAAATCGGAATGGCAATTGCCGTGGGTGGTGACAGATCAGGAGGACAAGAACTTGCAATTCAACAAATACACACTTTTTATATAGCCAATGGCGTGATACCAATAAGCGGAGGATCATTCGGAGCAAATCTTGGCGCATGTTTCTGGTCAAAGGACACGTTAGAGGGTGTTAAAAAAGATAAAGAAGGATTCAGAAGCCTCCATAAGACCCTTAAGATGTTCATGAGATTCTTGAAAAAAGAATGA
- a CDS encoding bifunctional 5,6,7,8-tetrahydromethanopterin hydro-lyase/3-hexulose-6-phosphate synthase, whose protein sequence is MYRIGEALIGKGNEVAHIDLIIGDKEGIVGSAFATGLTNISIGHTPLLSVIRPNLMTKPATLMIPKVTIGNLEDANKVFGPAQTAVARAVADAVEEGIIPKEKVEDLVIIVSVFIHPEAEDYQKIYHYNYGATKLAIRRAMENYPSIEKILSEKDRGVHPVMGFKPIRLWNPPYLQVALDLESIEEMERVVDVLPPRERILLEAGTPLVKKFGVGIVNRIRELRKDAFIIADLKTLDVGRMEVKMAADETADAVAISGLATKATIEKAIHEAQKQGIYSILDMMNVENVQEKLEELKYKPDIVLLHKNIDVGTAEVSEWGNIPEIKKIIGERGLVAVAGGITPSKTRRALESGADIIVVGRYITGSKDPRRAAEDFLEELPPDPDTMRLPHEEDEAI, encoded by the coding sequence ATGTATAGGATCGGTGAAGCGCTTATAGGAAAAGGCAACGAAGTCGCCCATATAGATCTTATAATAGGGGATAAGGAAGGCATTGTAGGCTCAGCCTTCGCAACTGGACTTACAAATATTTCAATCGGCCACACGCCCTTGCTTTCTGTTATAAGACCTAATTTAATGACAAAACCTGCAACATTAATGATACCTAAGGTGACCATTGGAAATTTGGAAGATGCTAATAAAGTATTCGGACCTGCCCAGACAGCTGTTGCAAGAGCTGTTGCAGATGCTGTCGAAGAGGGAATAATACCAAAGGAGAAGGTCGAAGACTTGGTCATAATTGTGAGTGTTTTCATCCATCCCGAGGCGGAAGACTACCAGAAAATCTACCATTATAATTATGGGGCGACGAAACTTGCAATAAGAAGGGCTATGGAAAACTATCCATCAATTGAAAAGATCCTTTCTGAAAAAGATAGGGGCGTGCATCCAGTCATGGGGTTCAAGCCTATAAGATTATGGAACCCACCATATTTACAAGTTGCCTTAGATCTTGAAAGTATTGAAGAAATGGAAAGGGTAGTGGATGTTCTTCCACCACGTGAGAGGATATTGCTCGAGGCGGGCACACCACTTGTCAAAAAATTTGGTGTGGGGATTGTAAACAGGATAAGGGAATTAAGAAAGGATGCATTTATAATAGCAGATCTTAAAACTTTAGATGTGGGGAGGATGGAAGTTAAGATGGCGGCTGACGAAACAGCAGATGCAGTTGCCATATCAGGGCTTGCAACAAAAGCAACAATTGAGAAAGCTATCCATGAAGCACAAAAACAGGGCATATATTCTATCCTTGACATGATGAATGTTGAAAACGTCCAAGAAAAACTTGAAGAACTTAAATACAAACCTGACATCGTACTTTTACATAAGAATATTGATGTTGGAACAGCAGAAGTTTCAGAATGGGGGAACATCCCAGAAATAAAGAAGATCATAGGTGAAAGAGGATTAGTAGCTGTGGCTGGTGGGATAACACCATCCAAGACAAGAAGAGCCCTTGAAAGTGGCGCTGACATAATAGTTGTTGGAAGATATATAACTGGGTCCAAGGATCCGAGAAGAGCAGCAGAGGATTTCCTAGAGGAATTACCACCAGATCCTGACACTATGAGACTACCACATGAAGAAGACGAGGCCATTTAA
- a CDS encoding NAD(P)/FAD-dependent oxidoreductase, translating to MFDVIIVGAGPGGLIAADKLADHLKVLVVDKGRDMDKRYCPALKDGICRKCSPCNIMCGLGGAGGLSDGKLNLRPDIGGDLEEFVDKKKAWELVEEVDSFFLKHGAPEELYSPKEKEVEKILKKSAAAGINFIPIIQRHIGSDKTPMVIKSIKEDLEKRGVEFLLETRALDIITKNGKIEGLKVKDKNGNENIIKCRFLILAPGRSGSMWLAEQMRKLSIPIKYNPVDIGVRVEVPSIVMEDITRINWDPKFHIITKSYDDFVRTFCVCNRGFVVEEAYDDFKGVNGHSMRTKSSDNTNFAFLVKVELTEPVENTSAYALSIAKISNTLGGGKPIIQRLGDLRKGRRSTWKRLKRSPVKPTLKDVTPGDIALVLPYRIVLDIIEGLEALDKVIPGVASDSTLLYAPEIKLYAMRIKVDKHMRTPISGLYAVGDGAGVSRGIVGAAATALIAAEHINKSSKS from the coding sequence GTGTTTGATGTAATAATAGTCGGGGCAGGTCCCGGAGGTCTCATCGCCGCAGACAAACTAGCAGACCATTTAAAAGTTTTAGTGGTTGATAAAGGAAGGGACATGGACAAAAGATATTGTCCAGCCCTAAAAGATGGTATATGTAGAAAATGTTCGCCTTGTAACATAATGTGTGGCCTTGGAGGGGCTGGTGGATTATCAGATGGGAAACTAAACTTAAGACCAGATATTGGAGGCGACTTAGAAGAATTTGTAGATAAAAAAAAGGCATGGGAGCTTGTAGAGGAAGTTGACAGTTTTTTCCTCAAACATGGAGCCCCAGAGGAATTATATTCACCCAAGGAAAAAGAAGTGGAAAAGATTTTGAAAAAATCAGCTGCAGCGGGTATAAATTTTATTCCCATCATTCAAAGACATATAGGGTCCGATAAGACGCCCATGGTCATAAAGTCTATAAAAGAAGACCTTGAAAAAAGAGGTGTGGAATTTCTCCTAGAAACAAGGGCATTAGATATCATAACAAAAAATGGAAAAATAGAGGGGCTCAAAGTTAAGGATAAGAATGGGAATGAGAACATAATAAAATGTAGATTTTTGATCCTTGCACCTGGCAGATCCGGTTCCATGTGGCTTGCAGAGCAAATGAGAAAACTTTCAATCCCTATAAAGTACAATCCAGTGGATATTGGAGTAAGAGTTGAAGTCCCCAGTATTGTAATGGAGGATATTACAAGGATAAATTGGGATCCGAAATTCCATATTATAACAAAAAGCTACGACGACTTTGTAAGAACGTTCTGCGTCTGCAACAGAGGTTTCGTGGTCGAGGAAGCCTATGACGATTTTAAAGGGGTTAATGGGCATTCCATGCGCACAAAATCATCTGATAACACTAACTTTGCCTTTTTAGTCAAAGTTGAGCTTACAGAGCCGGTTGAAAATACATCTGCATATGCCCTTTCAATCGCAAAAATTTCTAACACACTCGGTGGAGGCAAACCAATAATACAAAGATTAGGAGACCTTAGGAAAGGGAGAAGATCCACTTGGAAGAGATTAAAAAGGAGTCCAGTGAAGCCAACATTAAAGGATGTAACACCAGGAGACATCGCACTTGTCCTACCCTACAGGATAGTCCTTGATATAATAGAAGGCTTAGAAGCGCTTGATAAAGTCATACCAGGGGTGGCCTCAGATTCCACGCTTTTATATGCTCCCGAGATAAAACTTTATGCAATGAGAATAAAAGTGGACAAGCATATGAGAACCCCAATCAGCGGATTATATGCTGTAGGGGACGGTGCGGGAGTTTCAAGGGGTATTGTAGGCGCTGCCGCTACGGCACTTATAGCCGCCGAACATATAAATAAATCTTCAAAGTCTTAA
- a CDS encoding flippase, translated as MSLTNSTSKLVKGSFLIMVSSLLFRVGGYIYRVFMTRLLGPEGYGLLGLTFPLQGIFQILSAGGLPPAIAKYVAQHKALNEDQMATQVLHTSLKLMIILGLSFSIIIFFLAPWLANDVFHKPLSVYPIQAVSLITPFSVIVGAFRGAFQGIYKMEYVVVTRAIEQIFMIIFAVIFVMIGFYAAGAVIGTGFGFIASAISALVIYKKLLKDYLPPVEPENKLNFQEELGLMKVLLSFSIPVIITALSEMAIYDISVFAIGIFLATKAVGYYTAADPIARLPLIISLSVATAVLPAASEASALKDKSLLETYVVQSYRLVMLFVLPLCVGIAIFSKPILELLFGGAFIYGAGALTILVVGMTFYTLFAVSASITQGIGYPRLPMYILLIGTPINLILNIIMVPVYGIEGGALATTIATFIIMVLSLWKTFQITNVRPPYTAFWKITLASVITAIPLIIIPNTITGLIIALIISSPIYVIALLIVKGFEKRDIRLMKRFSSKMGPLKKPINKLIDLIDKYTPR; from the coding sequence ATGAGCTTGACAAATAGCACGTCAAAACTAGTGAAAGGCAGCTTCCTTATAATGGTCAGCAGCCTCCTTTTCAGAGTTGGAGGATATATATACAGAGTATTCATGACTAGATTGCTTGGACCCGAAGGTTATGGTCTTCTCGGTTTAACATTCCCCTTGCAAGGGATATTCCAAATACTTTCAGCTGGTGGTCTGCCACCAGCCATTGCTAAATATGTCGCACAACACAAGGCACTCAATGAGGATCAGATGGCAACACAAGTTCTTCACACTTCTTTGAAGCTGATGATCATCCTTGGTCTCAGTTTTTCTATTATAATATTCTTCTTGGCACCTTGGCTTGCAAATGATGTTTTCCATAAACCCCTTTCAGTTTATCCTATACAGGCTGTTTCGCTTATCACACCATTTAGTGTTATTGTAGGTGCATTTAGGGGTGCCTTCCAAGGTATCTATAAAATGGAATATGTTGTTGTGACACGGGCTATTGAACAAATATTCATGATAATATTCGCAGTCATATTTGTAATGATCGGCTTTTATGCGGCCGGGGCTGTTATAGGTACAGGTTTCGGTTTTATAGCATCTGCCATTTCTGCACTTGTAATTTATAAAAAGTTACTTAAAGATTACCTGCCCCCAGTGGAGCCTGAAAATAAATTGAACTTCCAAGAAGAGTTAGGATTAATGAAAGTCCTTTTAAGTTTTTCCATTCCAGTAATTATAACAGCATTATCTGAAATGGCCATTTATGATATAAGCGTTTTTGCTATAGGTATATTCCTAGCAACCAAGGCAGTTGGTTATTATACTGCAGCGGATCCAATCGCAAGATTACCCCTTATAATCTCCCTTTCGGTTGCTACAGCTGTTTTACCAGCCGCTTCAGAAGCTTCAGCGCTTAAAGACAAAAGTTTGCTTGAAACTTATGTAGTACAATCCTATAGACTTGTCATGTTATTTGTTCTACCATTATGTGTTGGTATCGCAATATTTTCAAAACCTATACTTGAACTCCTCTTTGGGGGTGCTTTCATTTATGGTGCCGGTGCACTTACAATACTTGTGGTTGGCATGACATTTTACACACTCTTCGCAGTATCTGCAAGCATCACCCAAGGAATAGGCTACCCACGTCTTCCAATGTACATATTATTGATAGGTACTCCTATAAACCTCATACTTAACATTATCATGGTGCCAGTCTACGGCATTGAAGGGGGTGCTCTTGCAACAACCATCGCAACATTCATTATAATGGTGCTCTCTTTATGGAAAACATTCCAAATCACCAATGTGAGACCACCATACACCGCATTTTGGAAGATAACACTAGCATCCGTTATAACAGCCATTCCACTCATCATAATACCTAATACAATAACAGGACTTATAATAGCACTTATAATATCATCCCCAATATATGTAATAGCACTATTAATCGTGAAAGGCTTCGAAAAAAGAGATATACGTCTAATGAAACGTTTCAGTTCAAAAATGGGGCCTTTAAAGAAGCCGATCAACAAATTAATCGACCTTATCGATAAATACACTCCCAGGTAA
- a CDS encoding UDP-N-acetylglucosamine 2-epimerase — MKVAIAAELAPAKTFIPLMEKFNANFIALSHGTGVKELLEPYCQSIYPIGESRRSNGNKILITARILSDIKKAVKALRESKPDILLTCGNAGDVRKSIAAAKLLRIPVLHIEQDIYNPIEMIAFANLVTAPSTEYKEYLERNYHLKNVENIGGYPHAIYVKNLKLEDPEAVKEKYNLQEFILAVLGGDLKTHDISPLIKALEALREDVLLAPFRFDRKFIKKNITSKKIHVLEGFVDLPSLMKASKAMIYAAGMGVTIEAGVLGVPSIKIAGFHRQHASIDLCEKIGIPIAKIEDINHLIYDLKPPDSAYLLSTAEESLEKLINLLENFQPEGSCGGFKSFKKIWGARSKFR; from the coding sequence ATGAAAGTGGCCATCGCAGCTGAATTAGCACCCGCAAAGACATTCATACCATTAATGGAAAAATTTAACGCCAATTTCATCGCTTTATCACATGGAACAGGCGTTAAAGAACTTTTAGAACCTTATTGTCAAAGTATATATCCTATTGGGGAGAGTAGACGTTCTAATGGTAACAAGATCCTTATCACGGCTAGGATATTATCAGATATTAAAAAGGCTGTTAAAGCTTTAAGAGAAAGCAAGCCAGATATCCTTTTAACTTGTGGTAATGCAGGTGATGTGCGAAAGAGTATTGCAGCCGCCAAACTACTTAGAATACCCGTACTACATATTGAACAGGACATTTATAACCCTATTGAAATGATAGCATTTGCCAACCTTGTAACAGCACCTTCCACTGAATACAAAGAATATCTTGAAAGAAATTACCATTTAAAGAACGTAGAAAACATAGGAGGCTATCCCCACGCTATCTATGTCAAAAATTTAAAACTTGAAGATCCAGAGGCTGTTAAAGAAAAGTACAATCTTCAAGAATTCATACTTGCAGTACTTGGAGGCGATTTGAAAACCCATGATATTTCCCCTCTAATCAAGGCATTGGAAGCGTTAAGGGAAGATGTCTTATTGGCACCTTTCAGATTTGATAGGAAATTCATCAAAAAAAATATAACCTCAAAAAAAATCCACGTTCTAGAAGGTTTTGTTGACCTTCCAAGTTTAATGAAAGCTTCAAAGGCTATGATCTATGCTGCTGGTATGGGAGTCACAATAGAAGCCGGCGTTCTCGGGGTTCCTTCAATCAAAATCGCAGGATTTCATCGTCAACATGCAAGCATCGACCTCTGTGAAAAAATAGGCATACCAATAGCCAAAATAGAAGACATAAACCATTTAATATATGATTTAAAGCCTCCAGATTCAGCTTACCTCCTTTCAACTGCAGAGGAGTCTTTAGAGAAATTGATCAACTTACTGGAAAACTTCCAACCAGAAGGTTCATGCGGCGGTTTTAAAAGTTTCAAAAAAATATGGGGAGCCCGATCAAAATTTAGGTGA
- the hisB gene encoding imidazoleglycerol-phosphate dehydratase HisB: MMRKAQKSRKTHETEVKVDINLDGEGNYIIDTGLKFLDHMLESFAIHGLFDLEIKVRGDLEVDDHHTIEDVSITLGKAFKKALSDKKGIKRMAHAIVPMDESLAMVAVDLGGRAYSVLDMEFKRDEVGDVSTENIPHFMESFAKNAEINIHAKVNGRNDHHKIEALFKAFAIALRSAVKIEHQKIPSTKGDL, from the coding sequence ATTATGAGAAAAGCCCAGAAATCGAGGAAAACCCATGAAACAGAGGTTAAAGTGGATATAAACTTGGATGGTGAGGGAAATTATATCATCGACACAGGACTTAAATTCCTCGACCATATGCTAGAATCCTTCGCTATACACGGACTATTTGATCTTGAAATAAAAGTAAGGGGAGATTTAGAAGTCGATGATCACCACACCATCGAAGATGTTAGCATAACATTAGGCAAAGCCTTCAAAAAAGCCCTATCAGATAAAAAAGGTATAAAAAGAATGGCTCATGCAATAGTACCAATGGATGAATCGCTCGCGATGGTGGCGGTGGACCTTGGAGGAAGGGCATATTCAGTCCTTGACATGGAATTTAAGAGGGATGAAGTTGGTGATGTTTCAACAGAAAACATTCCACATTTCATGGAATCATTCGCAAAAAATGCTGAAATTAACATACATGCAAAGGTCAATGGAAGAAACGATCACCACAAGATAGAAGCTCTTTTCAAGGCATTTGCAATCGCGCTAAGAAGTGCTGTGAAAATCGAACATCAAAAGATACCGAGTACAAAAGGCGATTTATAA
- a CDS encoding TOBE domain-containing protein — MSKENYKLKIKGKNIWLDNKRFRLLQSINEYNSIRKASEKSEIPYRTALLYIKRMENTLGEKIVSTRRGGAGGGGSSQLTKTGRNIIQEYLKMQALFRRQGTFNELEGIIKDINLEDKIIEIKVGKNIIKAPLKERFEKGETVILLIHPEDILLMDKKYKISARNLLKARIKSIKPSYNILKVKLKMDNIELTSYITRQARDAMKLEIGKEIFAGFKATAIEVIKP, encoded by the coding sequence ATGTCAAAAGAAAACTACAAATTAAAAATAAAAGGAAAAAACATCTGGCTCGATAATAAAAGGTTTAGATTACTCCAATCGATAAACGAATATAATTCGATAAGAAAGGCTTCTGAAAAATCAGAAATCCCATATAGAACAGCACTTCTATATATAAAGAGGATGGAAAATACACTCGGAGAAAAGATTGTTTCAACAAGAAGAGGCGGCGCTGGTGGAGGTGGAAGCAGTCAACTCACAAAGACTGGTAGAAATATAATACAAGAATACCTTAAAATGCAAGCCTTATTTAGAAGACAAGGCACATTTAATGAACTTGAAGGTATCATCAAAGACATAAACCTAGAAGATAAAATTATCGAAATCAAAGTGGGGAAAAATATTATAAAAGCCCCATTAAAGGAAAGATTTGAAAAGGGGGAAACGGTGATTCTACTAATACATCCAGAAGACATATTACTCATGGACAAAAAATATAAGATAAGCGCAAGAAACCTCTTAAAAGCCAGGATTAAATCCATCAAACCTAGCTATAATATCCTCAAAGTTAAATTAAAAATGGATAATATAGAGTTAACAAGTTATATAACAAGACAAGCCCGGGATGCCATGAAACTAGAAATTGGCAAAGAAATCTTCGCAGGATTTAAGGCAACAGCCATAGAAGTCATAAAACCGTAA
- a CDS encoding oligosaccharide repeat unit polymerase family protein, with translation MFKNKDIFSPYIIIVAIIAYLLMAYVAFHYKIRGLNFPSPISIIYISIGSLFYALGVLTSSNFKSSPSKVKRESNHIYEPILLIILIISIILAAWNLYNVGGIPLFSGYLKAKALTKIWFISYLLFLFSINFLLARFKRDSYYGFFILGLILFALTGYRTTTVVILLSVLINLYYTRHISIKKLTLIGILIISLTIVIGYVAVKSIEWQHWNLNPIELFFYRAGYTLTVFDRVIQFEGATHGRLLYSTLTGFFTSTDPRIIVGTTVLGYKHSSTSTIFGPAILDFGFFAMILQMFIIGLILGLLHIIQKIKKDFFTALYAIILAHTLVWIETGPTDLVVWIFYLMAVAAIIKEAYYESGHRS, from the coding sequence ATGTTTAAGAATAAGGACATTTTTTCACCTTATATCATAATTGTTGCAATCATAGCATATCTCCTAATGGCATATGTAGCATTCCATTATAAAATCAGAGGCTTAAATTTCCCATCACCCATCTCCATAATCTATATCAGTATAGGTTCACTATTCTACGCTTTAGGAGTTCTAACATCCTCAAATTTCAAATCATCCCCATCTAAGGTTAAAAGAGAATCTAACCACATTTATGAGCCAATTTTATTAATTATCCTAATCATAAGTATAATATTAGCGGCATGGAACTTGTACAATGTTGGTGGTATACCATTATTTAGCGGATACCTTAAAGCCAAGGCCCTAACCAAAATCTGGTTCATATCTTATCTTTTATTTTTGTTTTCCATAAACTTCTTATTGGCCAGATTTAAAAGAGACTCTTATTATGGATTTTTCATCCTTGGACTGATTTTGTTCGCTTTAACAGGATACAGGACAACTACAGTGGTCATATTACTCAGTGTACTTATAAACTTATATTATACAAGACACATTTCCATAAAAAAGCTTACCCTCATTGGAATCCTTATAATTTCCCTGACCATTGTCATAGGCTATGTCGCCGTTAAATCTATAGAATGGCAGCATTGGAATTTAAATCCTATAGAATTATTTTTTTATCGCGCAGGGTATACATTAACAGTTTTTGACCGTGTAATCCAATTTGAGGGCGCTACACATGGTAGATTATTATATTCTACTTTAACAGGATTTTTCACATCCACCGATCCTAGGATTATTGTGGGAACAACAGTCCTAGGATATAAACATTCAAGCACCTCAACAATCTTTGGACCCGCAATTCTAGACTTCGGTTTTTTTGCCATGATACTACAAATGTTCATCATAGGCTTAATCCTTGGTTTACTCCATATAATCCAAAAGATCAAAAAAGATTTCTTCACAGCTTTATACGCGATAATATTAGCTCACACTCTTGTATGGATTGAAACAGGCCCAACAGATCTTGTAGTATGGATATTCTATTTAATGGCTGTGGCCGCGATAATAAAGGAGGCATATTATGAAAGTGGCCATCGCAGCTGA
- a CDS encoding F420-dependent methylenetetrahydromethanopterin dehydrogenase, producing the protein MVAKIGVLKCGNLGTSPVIDLVLDERADRPNVEIRVMGSGTKMNPDDIEFVVPKMLELDRDFVIFISPNPAAPGPARARELLSEADVPAMIVGDAPGLRVKDEIEEQGLGYIIVKADSMIGARREFLDPTEMAAFNADLMKVLALTGAYRVVHETIDAMIADVEAGKEIELPKLVITRDVAVEAAGFKNPYAKAKAMAAYEIATKVADIDVEGCFMVQDPEKYIPIVASAHEMMSTAAKLAEEAREIEKSNDTVKRTPHGKEGETLSKEKLLEKPS; encoded by the coding sequence ATGGTTGCAAAGATCGGTGTACTAAAATGTGGAAACCTTGGAACATCCCCAGTGATCGACCTAGTACTTGATGAAAGAGCTGACAGACCAAATGTCGAGATCCGTGTAATGGGATCTGGAACAAAAATGAACCCTGATGATATAGAATTTGTAGTCCCCAAAATGCTCGAACTAGACAGAGACTTTGTCATATTCATAAGCCCAAACCCAGCGGCACCGGGACCTGCAAGGGCAAGAGAACTACTCTCCGAAGCCGACGTACCCGCAATGATAGTGGGAGATGCTCCAGGACTTCGTGTGAAAGATGAAATCGAAGAACAAGGACTCGGTTACATTATAGTCAAAGCAGACTCCATGATAGGTGCAAGAAGAGAATTCCTAGACCCAACTGAAATGGCAGCATTCAATGCAGACTTAATGAAAGTACTTGCATTAACAGGAGCATACAGAGTAGTCCATGAGACCATCGACGCCATGATAGCTGATGTAGAAGCTGGAAAAGAAATTGAACTACCAAAACTCGTAATTACAAGAGACGTGGCAGTAGAAGCTGCAGGCTTCAAAAACCCATATGCAAAAGCAAAGGCCATGGCAGCATATGAAATAGCAACAAAAGTCGCTGACATTGACGTCGAAGGATGCTTCATGGTACAAGACCCAGAAAAATACATACCAATAGTAGCATCTGCACACGAAATGATGTCAACAGCCGCAAAACTAGCAGAAGAAGCAAGAGAAATAGAAAAATCCAACGATACCGTGAAGAGAACACCACACGGAAAAGAAGGAGAAACACTATCCAAGGAAAAACTACTCGAGAAACCTTCATAA
- a CDS encoding TrpB-like pyridoxal phosphate-dependent enzyme, which translates to MNKIILDEKELPKKWYNINPDLPAPLPEPKNPEEKDNIGKLPQMFSSGVLEQEMSMERWIKIPKEIREIYKRIGRPTPLFRAKGLEEMLDTPAKIYYKREDYSPTGSHKLNTAIAQAYYAKKDGAERLTTETGAGQWGSALSLACSLMGLECKVYMVRVSYNQKPYRKTIMQIYGAEIVPSPSKDTEFGRKILKENPEHPGSLGIAISEAIEEALQNEKTYYSLGSVLNHVLLHQTVIGLELKKQLEIAEETPDIIIGCVGGGSNFGGTVLPFVKDKIDGKLDCEFIASEPVACPTLTKGEYRYDYGDTAGMTPLLKMYTLGHDFIPPSVHAGGLRYHGMAPQIALLVKENIVKARAVSQKSVFESGVTFAKAEGVIPAPETCHAIKVAIDEAKKCKKTGEEKTIIINFSGHGLLDLQGYEDYLMGTLPENNK; encoded by the coding sequence ATGAACAAGATAATATTAGATGAAAAAGAATTACCAAAAAAATGGTATAACATAAACCCAGACCTACCAGCACCACTACCAGAACCAAAAAACCCCGAAGAAAAAGACAACATAGGTAAATTACCCCAAATGTTTTCAAGTGGCGTGCTAGAACAAGAAATGTCCATGGAAAGGTGGATAAAAATCCCAAAAGAAATCAGAGAAATCTACAAGAGAATAGGAAGGCCAACACCACTATTCAGGGCTAAGGGCCTCGAAGAAATGTTAGATACACCCGCCAAGATATACTATAAAAGAGAAGATTACTCACCAACAGGAAGCCACAAACTCAACACAGCAATAGCACAAGCATATTATGCGAAAAAAGACGGTGCAGAAAGACTTACAACAGAAACAGGTGCAGGACAATGGGGGAGTGCATTATCCCTCGCATGTTCACTAATGGGCCTAGAATGCAAAGTATACATGGTAAGAGTATCATATAACCAAAAACCCTATAGAAAAACCATAATGCAAATCTACGGGGCTGAAATCGTACCATCACCAAGCAAAGATACAGAATTCGGACGTAAAATATTGAAGGAAAACCCAGAACACCCAGGATCCCTTGGAATAGCAATATCTGAGGCCATAGAAGAAGCGCTGCAAAATGAAAAAACATACTATTCGCTCGGAAGTGTACTAAACCATGTACTTTTACACCAGACCGTCATAGGACTTGAACTAAAAAAACAACTTGAAATCGCAGAAGAAACACCAGACATTATAATTGGATGTGTGGGTGGAGGAAGCAATTTTGGTGGGACGGTACTACCTTTTGTGAAAGATAAAATAGATGGAAAACTCGACTGTGAATTCATAGCATCAGAGCCCGTAGCCTGCCCAACTCTCACCAAAGGAGAGTACCGTTACGATTACGGTGACACAGCAGGAATGACACCACTACTTAAAATGTACACACTAGGACATGACTTCATACCTCCATCAGTACACGCCGGCGGCTTGAGATATCACGGAATGGCACCACAAATTGCACTACTAGTAAAGGAAAACATAGTAAAAGCGCGAGCTGTTAGCCAAAAATCAGTATTTGAAAGTGGTGTGACATTTGCAAAGGCAGAGGGTGTCATACCAGCACCAGAAACATGCCACGCGATAAAAGTAGCAATTGACGAGGCCAAAAAGTGTAAAAAAACTGGCGAAGAAAAAACAATAATAATCAACTTTTCGGGGCACGGATTATTAGACCTCCAAGGATATGAAGACTACCTCATGGGCACCCTACCAGAAAACAACAAATAA
- a CDS encoding ferredoxin family protein, with the protein MKIIIDHEKCTGCGECKESCPKGGKIWTIDRKRKIAIPSNLEYCHLCIICASRCPAEAIRIIRDDNYEKSPEIEENP; encoded by the coding sequence ATGAAAATAATCATAGATCATGAAAAATGTACAGGTTGCGGGGAATGTAAAGAATCATGTCCCAAAGGCGGTAAAATATGGACGATAGATCGGAAAAGGAAAATAGCGATCCCATCCAATCTCGAATATTGCCATCTTTGCATTATCTGCGCAAGCAGATGCCCTGCGGAGGCTATAAGAATAATAAGGGATGATAATTATGAGAAAAGCCCAGAAATCGAGGAAAACCCATGA